A window of Pungitius pungitius chromosome 19, fPunPun2.1, whole genome shotgun sequence genomic DNA:
GAGGTGCAGGCGTTTCTGGAGACTTCCCACTTTCACAGATGTAAGTCTAGACCCCTCTGGAATAAGCGTTAAACCGATGGCCTTCCTGATCCCAGCATCTCCGTTCTTTCTCAGGTATTCGTATGCGCGGACGCTACGCATCGCTGATGGGCCTGATGAGGTGCACCTCTCCTCCATTGCTCATCTGGAACTGAGGGATCAATTAAAGACAGCCCAGGCCAAGCTGTAAAATTGTGCATCACTTTACTACCAAAATAACCACTAATTGGTTGTATGAAATGAAAAGGCTGTTGCAGTAAACATTCAAAAAGTCAGAATGTCCACACcgtgtttgatttaaaaatgacatttctttaTTAGGAATCCTTTTGAATAATAACtacaaaaacaggaaatgaccgTAGCCATGACACTGTTCAGGGGTGGTCTACCACATGGAGGAATTCCATCGAGAGGTGTTGGGTAATCAGGACAAacaagcacattttttttttgtacaatatAAAACAATGGCCCCAACCACCTGATGGTCACTCATGTCTATACATTAATGTTTTGGCAGAGATCTTCAGCTACCAAATCAGTcccttttctacaacacagcgcaggaaaagggagaagaatAGGCTGGTTTGGGTTTAACGAAAAGACGTGTCAGTGTTTGCTCTTCTTTGATTTTTTATGCGACCGGTGAGGAGACCTTGATTTGGAGCGGGATTTCTTCGCTGATTTCTTGGGCGTCTTTGAGCGCGACCGCCTCGATCGTTTGGGTGTACGAGGAGAGGGAGAtctggggggggtggaagagacAAACAGGGCATTGTATCTAAGAGGCAGTCTTAAAAATCGCGGCGTTTAAGCACCGAACAGAAAGCCGTACCTCTTTGACGACTTTTTGCTGCTGGGTCGCGGCGAGTCTTTGTGGGCGGAGCGTGAGGACGTGTCTTTAGAGTACGAGCGGTCGGAGCGCTCTGATCTTTCTGACCGCTCGGAACGGGGTGAAGGCGACCGGCCTCGTCGGGTGCTACTCCTCGATGGGCTGGGTGAACCACTGTGACGCCGTTTCCTagcaaccagagaggagaaacgTCAGTCAGAAAGTTTTAACAAAAGCCACACGAGCAGCAAAGCAGACCGACGACTAGATGTGTCACCTCTCCTTCCTGGTTGGTGtgtcatccttttctttttccttcttcaagTCCTTCAAACGTGCCTcagccttctccttctctttcttctccctctctttctcacgTTCaagtttctctttttccttttcctaaAATAAATGTAGACAATTATTATGACTATTGATCTGTCAACTAGTGAATCGTCATCTGTGGTAAATTATGCAAAGCTTCATTTCAATACCTTTTGTAGTAATTTGTCCCTGTAATGTTCCACCTGCTCCTGAAGACTCTGCCCAGGCTTCTTGGGCCTTTTCCCAGACTCAAGCTCATCCTGGAACTTCATGACCTTAACCTGGGTGAACAATACAATAAAgagaaaatggtcaaaacaatGGGATTTATTTGCATGAATAAACACCACGAACATCATATATTGGTTATAGTATGGGAGTTTGCTACAATGATGAGGTACCTCGATTTCTCTGAGCTTTGTGCGTttctcttcattcatttcagACATTTTGGCCTTAATATCAGAGTCCTCTCTGATGGGGTTTGAGTAGCTGTGATTATCATCTGAGCGAGGGCTCCTGTCATCATAATCACTGTCATCCTCGTCCCTTCAGGGTTGGAAAACAGTTTAATTTTATTAAAAGGTGAAAAATAAAGCAACTTCTTATAGTATGTAGTATTTTTTAAACtcactttttcctttcttctgttTGCTCAATTGCCTCCCATTTAGAAGTTGTCACAGCTAAAGAGCAAACAAATGACgttaaaaaagcaacaaaaaatgcaaacaacCAAATTGGcgatgtaagaaaaaaaaaccctttttgtgTCAGTTAAGTCGTTAGAAGGAAGCCACCTAAAAGTCTCACCTTGAGCTTGTAATTCCGCCTCGTCCACCGCCTCCCATTTCGAGGGTGCTACCTTGAAGGTTGCCTCTTTGGACGGATCCACTGTGAAAAACcaggaaaatggaaagaaatgaaGCGACTTAGAGAGTAGAGATGTGTGACCTAGTGCAGGTCAGACTGGAATCATCCGCTTGTCTCTGCACAACTCACAAGGTATTCCATCTATGTCTTCTTCCATGTGCTTGATGGGGACCCCGTCGAGGTCATCCAGGGGGGCTCCGTCAATAGGGGCTCCGTCAATGGGCACTGCGTCGATCGGCACCCCGTCCACatcctccagcagagccccATCTACGTACTCCCCGATTGGAGCCCCATCAATGTCCTCCACCGGATCGGCCTGGACCGAAAGGGGGGCGCACACACACGAATCACGCTAGACCTTTGGCCACTCGTGGGACAGGCTTGGAGAGCAAAAGACTAAAGAGTATTAAAATGGTTCAGTATTGCTACATCGTGTACCTCCACAATGACAACGGGGGCTTCCTTCTCTGCAGCGAGATTAACTAGACCCAGGAAGATGTTCTGCAGCTTGATCAGGAAGGGGTCCGGGTACACGGCCCAGTCCTCCCACGCCCGGAAACACGCCATCACTCGTTGCTGCCACAAAGAGGAAAAGTAGGGTGGTTGAGTGACATAATGTTGGTGACAAACCGATGGGGTTCAATGTACGGAGCGGGTCTTTGTTGCTTGGTACCTTAAAGTTCTCACTCTGCAGGTGGCCCTGTATCGCTTTGTACGTCGCGTTGAGGTCTGCAAAGATCTGGCATAGCTTGGTTTCAAAACTGTtgaagagggggagaagaaTGAATGTGAATAGGAAACAGAAGTAGGGAAATGGGTATTCTTACCTTAACACTTGACAGTGCTGTGTAAAACCGTGCCAAGAAATACAGTACTTACTATTTTCTGTAGTACGACGCATTGGATACTTTGGCAGAAGAGTTGTACAACACATCAGAAACTAGATATAACCGTGCGATCTGAAACAAGGGAGAACATTGTATTTGTTTAGGAATGTCGGCACGGAAGAGAATGTTCACGGGACGTTGTTTGCCGCGTTGTCTTGCCTTCTTGGGAAGAGGGGTTTtgaggatggagagagactCCGTGACACATTCCACTATCTCTTCGGCCGCTTCGGCTCGGTTGAGACAAAACAACATGGCCTCTGCAATGTCTCCCCTCCTGGGAGTCAAAGCACGCAGCATCTCCTCTAGTTTGTCTCGCTCGCTGCAGAagttataatataaataataaacataaaTCACACATCTGATGAATCGTTACACGGTTCAGTTCAAGAGGAAATGCTCTTACTCTTCTTTTAAGCTGCCTTTCCTGACGccgtcctcgtcttcctcctcttcctcaccgtCATCATACGGACCGTGGAGGTACGGATTGAGAGGAGGCGGACGCCACAGGGAGCCATTCTTAAACATCCTAAAGTCCTCCGTTTTCCATTTGACTGGTGCTTCCCCCTGAGCAAGTAAAAAGGAGTACAGTTAAAACCACGAAGAAGAACCTGCTGATCACACATTGTTACATTTTGCTTCAATGTGGAAAGGACGCCACCAAAGCTTTATGGGCAACGCAGAAAGCAGACCTGTAGTATGGAGTACAGCTTCCACCGGTAGTAAACATGTGCCGGGCTTTGGTTCTCAAATAGAAACCTGGAAGAAAAATCATAAAACATGAGCACGCAAATACTATTAAGGGCTAAAGTGTGAAGAGGTGATACGCGAGTGATGACTTGGGGCACTGACCTGTACATGGCATTGTTGATTTCTCTGTTCATGATCATGGCTTCAAACATTGGGCCTTCACGCACCACAAACTCGATCATTCGGTGGATGAGAGAGAGCAAATTCCTACaagaaaaacacagttaaaGCAAACGGTTTCAGACAGGCCTGACTCTTGACCACTACAAAAGCCTCTCTGCTAAAAGTGTCATTTGGCTTGTTGGTGTGACACTCGGGACAGTTGTGTCTGGACAGATCCGATGTCTAATTGGCCAAACAAATGTTGGTCGTGACTAGGTTGTAATTTACCTGGCAGAAAATGGCCAAAGTAACAATAACTGTATTAATAATGAATGTATTACTGATTTACTGCAAAGGATGAAGTGAGACATTCTAAACAGACACACCTGTCCGagagggtcacatgaccaggcTTAAATCAAACATAACCTGAGCCTattattgaaaacaatacaTAAATGCTGccaaaaaaacttaaatgacaACAGATGTTGCAGTAAACATTTCAATAACACTTTCTAGGTGCCACGTCTACAATGCATGATGAACTTACCTATGAAAATACATCACTGTATAATTAGAGCTATGAGCACTCACGCAGTAAGATGTGATACAAACAAATAACGTTATCCTGATATGGTAAGCTAAAGAGACTTGAGATTTGTTTTTCTACCAGGCTGTAAACAGTCTGCTTTACAACAACCACGGTGGTCAAAACAATTAATACGCCTATTTTAAATAACTATTTCTCACATATCCATCGATAATGTAATACATGATGATACATATTAAAAAAGGTCAGCAAGCGTCCAGCAATTATGAATTATTACGATACTTGACCCAATACTATTTAATGTATTAGGAATATTTCTGAGTGCTGATAACTAGAATTATATAGTGCTATAAGCCAAATGATAGGCATTATAAGAATGTTAATGCATTGTATAAGCTGGCATCACAGAAAGTGTTATTGAAACGATTCCGGTAACGATTAAATCTTTTCCGTAGttgacatgttttctttttttcccccatcaaGTTTGTGCCTATGTTCTTTAACAATAAAGTACAACAGGCCTTAATTACATTGTCGTGTAGGGACCCTTTCTATGAAATCGTCCTAGATTCAAATTTCAAAAAATGGGCAAAGATTATATTAAAAAAGGGGTAACAAGTGAAGCTGAAGAAGTTGGGAAGGGGCGAGACATTGATGAGACACTGTAACAACCGAAAAGTCAGTAAATACAGAGCCTCTCAATCCCCACTCATCTTTGGACTAATGTGAAGTGAAGAACCAAAGCAGGATTAATGGCCTAAAGAGGCTGAACATGTTGCTTGCTGGTGTTGAATAAAGTGCAATTAACGTCACTTAAGTTCTTGTGTGACAATTTGGGGGAGATATGTGGTGCAGGCTGCATACAAATAGCCTAAAGTGTCCAACAAGACAAAGGATGTCTTTAATTTGACAACACAGAATACATTTACTTGTATTGGAGCCGATCGTACCAATGGCGGGGTAAAATTCAGTATACTTTCCCAATCCATCCCATGATGCTTTTCACGTCCCTCGCTGCTGCAGACAGTTCAACTTGTGCTGCTCACCAAGGCCAATGTCAAAGGTCATATATAGACTACTAGTGGCAGGTTTGGATTTGTTGGCAGGGGCCAGATTTACTGAGCTCCTAATAAAGTGACAGAGGCCAAGGGGGTAGACGGTCTGAGTGAGCAATGCTCGGAAAGCAGGatttaaagaaattaaaataaaaactacgGGACTAGAATCAGCAGACTATGGATGTGGCAGAGAAACGTGCCACACAAgtctaaaaacaacaacaaaactggAATGTCGATGTATGGAATGGAACAGTGACggactacatttatttttaaattggcaCTATGATGATGTTTTTGCTAATTACTGTAACGGAAACATGAGGCGGGTGGTGTAGTGTGAAAGAGAAAGGTACAAAACTAACATGTTGGTCAGTAATAGTCTATTTTCTAATATGATGACATTGTACAATAGCCTCAACCATTGCTCACCCATACAGACCATTCCCCTGTAGCATGCAGTGATCAATTGATCAAGCTTTAGCTTCATTAtgggatgtttttttctaaGTTTGTacaccaatttaaaaaaagaaaaacatgtaccTTTCTGTTGGGATAACCACTTTGACTATGGCTTGCGACAGAGTCTGTATATGAAGTCACATCAGATAATAAACATAGAATGTGAGTATTGTTAAAAGGCAACaggtgaaaaatataaaaaatgcattttaaagttCAAATAGACAACAACTTTCCTTTACTGCCGTCAATTTTACTAAATGGCCAAACACCCCTGACACTGGATTCATTAACTATAAACCCCTGTCTGTAACACTGAGCTTTTTGCACATGCTAACATATATTTATACCCACACTTTGACATACAGTGCAAAGCCAGTTTAATTTAGCAAGATAAAAGACTATCACTTACATAAATGGATTAAAACATGACTTGACGGCTCATTATAAAAGGCTAACATCTTACAAgctgaaataacaaaaacacttcACCCTTAAGCCATAACCCATGAGAAAATCCTAGTCTGACATAATGAGTTACCTTCTCGAACTCCTCCTTGTTTTTAGGTGGAGGGAGCATTGGGGCAGTGGGGTTCTTTAACCTCTCCCGGGGCTGTGCATTGAAGGGTAGGCCGGAGGGAGGTGGTGGGAGTGTGTGCTCCATCATGGAAGGAGGGATGTAGATTGGGTGGGGTGGGATGGGCACACCTTTGCCCCATCCTAATTTCATCTCAAAGTTCATTATCATCTTTCCTGTGAGGGCAGTAAAAGAggaattaatataaatatcaacGAAAAGGTTTTGGGATCACTTCtagttatttgtttatttaaaaataataataattaaaagccGCTTTGTACCATTTAGGTTCTTGAGAGCTCGCTCGGCATCCCTCCTGTTCATGAAAGCCACAAAACCACAGTTCCTCTCCCGAGCCCTCTCCTCGTCTGTTCTGGGCCACATGATCTTCACGCTGGCCAGCGGACCATAACGGCCAAACTCTTGACACAGCATCTCCTCATTCATCTACAGATTCAAAGAGATAGGCAGGTATATCATTACTTCATACATTGGTATTGGCAAATATTTGCACAACATAACCACTCGAAAAtagaatacatttgtttttggtaTTTAGAGTTGGACCATAGCAATTAGGGCTGTGGACATTGGCCAAAATATTTGTTGATATACATGTTGGATCTTAATCTTTTCTGGTGTATCATGTCCTAATTAGCCATAAGAAAAACTTTTGGCCAGACgtcatgtttctatttattcgtgttacattacatgtcatttagctgatgcttttgtccaaagcgacttacagtgcatttcaaccataatgaTACCGTTAATCTCTAAAGCAACGCGATAGAAAAGCAACTGAATGGAGGGACATCAAGGAACTGAAAGTTTCCTACTTGTTTTGGAGtttattgtcatttaaaatgtaatttatccAAAAGGCAGTTTCATATCTTGATATAAATTCTTTGTATTATAATTTCTAAGATTTTAGACagccaaaaaacacaatcaaataaGGTTCTTTACTCTCTCTCTACAAATCACCTGTGGATTGATGTTTCCAAGATACAAGTTAGTAGTGGATGGGTCTCCAACATCATGGGAACCTGGCGCACAATCATCCAAAACTGCAGAAACAGAATAGAGAAGAATTTCCTTTGGTGTCTGACAGGACCAGATATTTTCTTAGCAAGATGGGGATATTCACAGCCACTGTAATAGGTCAAAATTACCACTGGACGGACGGTTTCTTCTTGAAGAACCATCCGCTAAAAGAAGCAGAAACGCAGTGTAAATTTTGTTTTTAGGGCAAGAGTGGAGGGAAGAGAGGGGCGAGTTAGTGGATTAAAGCGTGCGGGACAGCGCCGTTTCAGGCCGAGTTAGTTCCACTAAACAGATTGGTGAAGCTTTAAGACACTTACACGAGCGTCTTCCATCGGCGCCCGAGAGAGGTTCGAAGCGACTAACGCGTCCCTTCAGCTTGTGTCTTTCATCCCTTTCCTCTTGTATTCTGGAAGAATCAAAAGGCAGAGAATTTACTTACAACCTATGTTCAAATGACACATTCTAACATTTCCAATATTAATACCACGGAACACTTTTCCACCAGCCGAAACAGTTCAAATGTAGGAAAGTTTAATGTACGGGGCCTTACTGTTTAAGTTCTTCTTTGAAAAGCTCCAAgttgctcttcttcttttccttttcagtAGGTTTCTTCACAGACTGAAATACAGACGTAGAAAGAAAATCAGCAAAGTCAAAAGAAAAGCAACGTTAACTACAGCAGTTACACAAGAGGCTCCTTGTTGACTCCCGTGGTACTTACATGTCTTTTATCTACTGGTAAAAACTGAGGCGGGGTATCCAAAGGCAGGAAGCTTTTTGACTGGTTATCGAAACGTGACTTGGGCTTGTACAATTTTCCTTTCTTCTCATCAGCAGCTGCCTCCTCTGAAAGATGAAAGAGTGTGTTTGTACTGTATCCCACTAAAGTGAGATTAAGAAATTCCATTCTCAAGTCATGGATGGAAGACatgtttgtgcattttatttgggaagcagagaaaatgaaaatgttgtacCTTTTGTTGCATTTGCAATACCACCACGGACAAAGGCCTTGACCttgccctctcctcctccttcaaaagCAGCAAGAAACTCTTCATAAATTTCGGCTGCAGCCCGCTCATCTTCctgaacacacaaaccaaagaaaaatcaaagtaaataaacacagaaaaatcGTTGTACAATGTGTAGCTTAGTTGCCACAGATCATATGGACAAGAAGCTAATActtacttttttctttatttcatcttGTTCCTTCTTACTCAGGGTCCTCTTTGCCACTGCCATTTTGCCAATACTGAAAGACTTCAATTTGCTCTCAAGCAACGCCTGTAGAAGTAAACAAACCATGGTGTGCTTTCAATAGGTATCATCAAAATCGTTAAAAATGTAGTACATTTGACAAATGCAGTGCAACCAACGTATTTATATGCCTGCAAATTGTATTTGATCTATATCAAAAGACGATCAAGAATGACAGCCATCATGTTGACAGGTAGGTTACGCGGGATTCAGGACCACAACAACACCCGTTCACACTACACTACAATGGGCTGTTTCCACTTGTAGACCGCCGACCATTGCCCAAACCGTTCATGGTTATTTTCTACGTCTCAATTACTGCATATCTTTAACTTACTTACATCCGGAGAGTTGGACTTTAAATACTAATGAGCAAAATTATCTAGAGGCCTAAACAAGCTGCTGCAGCGACGAATGCATTCATCGGTATGACTGAAACAAGGGTCTAACGGGTAGATAAGGCTCAAATGTTGCTAGGCCCAAACTCCAATATATTACACGAAACCTGAaattctgaattcaaacacgtATGACTAAACTTTATTCTAATTATTCGTGTTAATTATTATCAGCTAGTGAGCTGTACTAAAAGTATTTATATCGGGTCAAGTGTCTTGACAAGTCCTTCTTGTGTAGCGTTAGCTAAATTGCTAAGCTAAATTATCCAGTGAGGCTAGCTTTAGCACGTTGGTAGTTAGCTAACACCGTTGCGCACCCCGTAACGGTAAACTCCTGCGTGCTTTAAATAGGTAAATAATCAAGGGTGGGAAAGCTTACTATTATTTACATAGCTTCAATACAACAGAAAAGACATAGCTAATGCAAGTACAAAAGGTAAATTCACCTTAGCGCTAGCTTTTTGAGTGCCACCAGGCGTTCGGTCCGCCATCTTTTGTGTGACTAAAATAAAGTCGATCTTCGATTACATGATAGAGGCAAACGTGAAACTCCAGGTGACTCAATCGATCATCGAGTAAACGATGGCTAAACTTATTTCCCCTGTCACACGttggtgtttatttttacaCGAATCAATAGAAAACAGAACTGGAGCTCTTTATTAATAATCATTTAATAATGACattaaaaacaattgttttatCGGTAAGTCCCACAGTGGCTAAATATCTGTGACGAATTGATATAGGTGCATGATGCAATATCCTAATTTGTAGAGTCCTTTAATTGATTCTGAAAATAACAGTACATTTCACCCTTAACGTAATGGATTGTCCTTATTATATAGCTCATAATTGTACAATATAAAAGATGAGCCGAGCAGCTGCTTGTAGTCCAGCAGGTGGTGCCCTCCTCCCCATCACTCCCGTTTAGTATCTATCTTTATTTAGAAGTATCTCTATCACAGGAAAACATTATTCTGACAGCCCCAAGCCGGCGGCTGTACATATgcaacacatttttaatgataCTTCCAAGCTGGTAAAACGTGCTTCTGTTCCGCTCAGTGCAGGCCAATGCGATCTTGTGACAAGTATTTGCCATTTGCAATAAATGGTCCATATTAGTTGGAATACCAATCATGTAAAAGTTCGGGTGTCAAGTTTATTCCCGCCTgctcttttttcctccttttttttaacacccccccccctaccctcccCCTATATTACACGCAGAACAAACGCTATATTCATCTGCTCCGACCTGCAGTTACTGGAACTCCCTCCTGCCTTAGTTACAGCGCCCTTTGAGCAGCTCACCGTGCCACTCGTGTCGCGGGGCGGAAGCAGGCGAGGAGCGCGCACCGTTGACCCAACCATGCGGGGAACGTGCGGTCTTTTCTGCGCATGGAGTCTGCTCTTCTTGGCGGAGGTTTGTGCGCAGTCTCAGCGCAGGTACTTTAAtctcattttctctttcatttatttttagtcGAATACAAAAGCTTAATTATGAGTGGGAGGAGAACAAATGGGTTTGAAATGATATAATGTGTGCGCGCGGACTGTGGAGAGGCAGCGTCGGTGGAGCGGAGTTTATTTAGAGGAATGTAGTCCGGAGAGCATCCAGTCGGGACATGTGGCGCATCGAATCGAGTCCGT
This region includes:
- the u2surp gene encoding U2 snRNP-associated SURP motif-containing protein isoform X3, with product MIEFVVREGPMFEAMIMNREINNAMYRFLFENQSPAHVYYRWKLYSILQGEAPVKWKTEDFRMFKNGSLWRPPPLNPYLHGPYDDGEEEEEDEDGVRKGSLKEDERDKLEEMLRALTPRRGDIAEAMLFCLNRAEAAEEIVECVTESLSILKTPLPKKIARLYLVSDVLYNSSAKVSNASYYRKYFETKLCQIFADLNATYKAIQGHLQSENFKQRVMACFRAWEDWAVYPDPFLIKLQNIFLGLVNLAAEKEAPVVIVEADPVEDIDGAPIGEYVDGALLEDVDGVPIDAVPIDGAPIDGAPLDDLDGVPIKHMEEDIDGIPLDPSKEATFKVAPSKWEAVDEAELQAQAVTTSKWEAIEQTEERKKDEDDSDYDDRSPRSDDNHSYSNPIREDSDIKAKMSEMNEEKRTKLREIEVKVMKFQDELESGKRPKKPGQSLQEQVEHYRDKLLQKEKEKEKLEREKEREKKEKEKAEARLKDLKKEKEKDDTPTRKERKRRHSGSPSPSRSSTRRGRSPSPRSERSERSERSDRSYSKDTSSRSAHKDSPRPSSKKSSKRSPSPRTPKRSRRSRSKTPKKSAKKSRSKSRSPHRSHKKSKKSKH
- the u2surp gene encoding U2 snRNP-associated SURP motif-containing protein isoform X1, translating into MADRTPGGTQKASAKALLESKLKSFSIGKMAVAKRTLSKKEQDEIKKKEDERAAAEIYEEFLAAFEGGGEGKVKAFVRGGIANATKEEAAADEKKGKLYKPKSRFDNQSKSFLPLDTPPQFLPVDKRHSVKKPTEKEKKKSNLELFKEELKQIQEERDERHKLKGRVSRFEPLSGADGRRSSDGSSRRNRPSSVLDDCAPGSHDVGDPSTTNLYLGNINPQMNEEMLCQEFGRYGPLASVKIMWPRTDEERARERNCGFVAFMNRRDAERALKNLNGKMIMNFEMKLGWGKGVPIPPHPIYIPPSMMEHTLPPPPSGLPFNAQPRERLKNPTAPMLPPPKNKEEFEKTLSQAIVKVVIPTERNLLSLIHRMIEFVVREGPMFEAMIMNREINNAMYRFLFENQSPAHVYYRWKLYSILQGEAPVKWKTEDFRMFKNGSLWRPPPLNPYLHGPYDDGEEEEEDEDGVRKGSLKEDERDKLEEMLRALTPRRGDIAEAMLFCLNRAEAAEEIVECVTESLSILKTPLPKKIARLYLVSDVLYNSSAKVSNASYYRKYFETKLCQIFADLNATYKAIQGHLQSENFKQRVMACFRAWEDWAVYPDPFLIKLQNIFLGLVNLAAEKEAPVVIVEADPVEDIDGAPIGEYVDGALLEDVDGVPIDAVPIDGAPIDGAPLDDLDGVPIKHMEEDIDGIPLDPSKEATFKVAPSKWEAVDEAELQAQAVTTSKWEAIEQTEERKKDEDDSDYDDRSPRSDDNHSYSNPIREDSDIKAKMSEMNEEKRTKLREIEVKVMKFQDELESGKRPKKPGQSLQEQVEHYRDKLLQKEKEKEKLEREKEREKKEKEKAEARLKDLKKEKEKDDTPTRKERKRRHSGSPSPSRSSTRRGRSPSPRSERSERSERSDRSYSKDTSSRSAHKDSPRPSSKKSSKRSPSPRTPKRSRRSRSKTPKKSAKKSRSKSRSPHRSHKKSKKSKH
- the u2surp gene encoding U2 snRNP-associated SURP motif-containing protein isoform X2: MADRTPGGTQKASAKALLESKLKSFSIGKMAVAKRTLSKKEQDEIKKKEDERAAAEIYEEFLAAFEGGGEGKVKAFVRGGIANATKEEAAADEKKGKLYKPKSRFDNQSKSFLPLDTPPQFLPVDKRHSVKKPTEKEKKKSNLELFKEELKQIQEERDERHKLKGRVSRFEPLSGADGRRSFLDDCAPGSHDVGDPSTTNLYLGNINPQMNEEMLCQEFGRYGPLASVKIMWPRTDEERARERNCGFVAFMNRRDAERALKNLNGKMIMNFEMKLGWGKGVPIPPHPIYIPPSMMEHTLPPPPSGLPFNAQPRERLKNPTAPMLPPPKNKEEFEKTLSQAIVKVVIPTERNLLSLIHRMIEFVVREGPMFEAMIMNREINNAMYRFLFENQSPAHVYYRWKLYSILQGEAPVKWKTEDFRMFKNGSLWRPPPLNPYLHGPYDDGEEEEEDEDGVRKGSLKEDERDKLEEMLRALTPRRGDIAEAMLFCLNRAEAAEEIVECVTESLSILKTPLPKKIARLYLVSDVLYNSSAKVSNASYYRKYFETKLCQIFADLNATYKAIQGHLQSENFKQRVMACFRAWEDWAVYPDPFLIKLQNIFLGLVNLAAEKEAPVVIVEADPVEDIDGAPIGEYVDGALLEDVDGVPIDAVPIDGAPIDGAPLDDLDGVPIKHMEEDIDGIPLDPSKEATFKVAPSKWEAVDEAELQAQAVTTSKWEAIEQTEERKKDEDDSDYDDRSPRSDDNHSYSNPIREDSDIKAKMSEMNEEKRTKLREIEVKVMKFQDELESGKRPKKPGQSLQEQVEHYRDKLLQKEKEKEKLEREKEREKKEKEKAEARLKDLKKEKEKDDTPTRKERKRRHSGSPSPSRSSTRRGRSPSPRSERSERSERSDRSYSKDTSSRSAHKDSPRPSSKKSSKRSPSPRTPKRSRRSRSKTPKKSAKKSRSKSRSPHRSHKKSKKSKH